In Pleuronectes platessa chromosome 4, fPlePla1.1, whole genome shotgun sequence, the following proteins share a genomic window:
- the LOC128438682 gene encoding coiled-coil domain-containing protein 158 isoform X1: MSSLYSSDGAPVLRETAPAAAAAETRGSSFRPRFNNLTLDQLSDELDRRTKETQRLQEEVENATKVALERFGGKYGINTSPGQSCHSHWFNVYNPPGDFTISPTHTLAGTQPLDCDLDIINQEVVQRQISSPGKKVLENALDDGFQQLPGFQLRKSHDRTETFSVDKAIENLQTTLNKVQIEKDVLSDLRLKDSRNHLDQMEKMLCMLEELQNIKRATDQKLQDTEDEAVALSRKVETLEQIMKETYSTLLCHESRCDKDHVTNLNAPTRSGPPSPAAKLTEDTNDTNELQERCLRSIEHLGREEHSGGNTQKQRSKELIASLCQEMALLTDKLSSSKQNSVSLSVKLELLKNLTERHTSLHQCQIGELESDISSHKDKVCCLEQQLLQVQSQLADAQREKERALHQREELQFQLSQLKRYSEQQQQELHVEVKALRGGLEEARELHRVAEENNCLQSLQEQRTQEGRTAQELLREKDEELQLRLQEALQHHSWCQTLHTEGETLRRKLDDREKLIDNLRLQLESSEQMKAQHSHTINNLHQENNLLSNQLNQHKLQIQQLRAELDQHKSDLATAEHERRNLQASVAEQGQRLREETLEKRQLSSQLEIQRLQLLALTKEHEEQQRLHSCRSDEREGVVLRLRSQLRDTHDELDQVRITLRTLEGADGHGLRVALDMQKEITARREQVDSLHSKIQHLEETVEKLQQEKRHQSLENQRQLGQLAFVREEKKLLSRELEALGSKDQQLRDRIGQLEAILHKMSESFADCQEFIQLQEQQFYRLKLGHALDLKELQGQNLHSTLNPTPPDPDSLNPSELGAPPSSQHASSAQIKASPARQLRSLVKELRGVISENHRPHTDNSPAGRSFHRRRSAPEREHRTTFRSDEAEEVKANSRSRRETCSREPHFLPKAQLNGKMINKDFFREKIMAHPSRLASSPATAVRFTSPQQLLSLGRRSPVHSLLTSDPHS; the protein is encoded by the exons ATGTCGTCGCTTTACAGCAGTGATGGCGCCCCCGTGCTCCGGGAAAcagccccagcagcagcagcagcgg AGACTCGCGGCAGCTCCTTCCGGCCGAGGTTCAACaatctgactctggatcagctgAG CGATGAGCTTGACAGGCGAACTAAGGAAACCCAACGACTTCAAGAGGAAGTGGAAAATGCAACCAAAGTTGCCTTGGAGAGGTTTGGCGGCAAATATGGAATCAATACCTCACCTGGACAAAGCTGCCACAGCCACTGGTTCAATGTCT ATAACCCACCTGGGGATTTCACCATCTCCCCCACCCACACTCTGGCAGGGACTCAGCCTCTGGACTGTGATCTGGATATTATAAACCAAGAGGTGGTTCAAAGGCAGATCAGCTCTCCTGGAAAAAAGGTTTTGGAAAATGCACTAGATGACGGTTTTCAGCAGCTGCCTGGTTTCCAGCTGAGAAAG TCACATGATCGAACCGAGACATTCAGTGTTGACAAAGCCATCGAGAACCTGCAGACTACGCTGAATAAAGTCCAAATTGAGAAGGACGTCTTGTCTGACCTCAG aTTGAAGGATTCGAGGAATCATTTGGATCAGATGGAGAAGATGCTGTGCATGTTGGAAGAGCTCCAGAACATCAAAAGGGCCACAGACCAGAAGctgcaggacacagaggacGAGGCGGTGGCACTCAGCAGGAAAGTAGAGACACTGGAGCAGATCATGAAGGAGACGTATTCTACACTGTTGTGTCATGAGAGTCGATGTGATAAGGACCACGTCACCAATCTCAACGCCCCCACTCGTTCAGGACCGCCTTCACCAGCCGCTAAGTTAACCGAGGATACTAATGACACAAACGAGCTACAGGAGAGATGCTTAAGg TCAATAGAACATCTTGGGAGGGAAGAACACAGTGGAGGAAATACGCAAAAACAAAG GAGTAAAGAACTGATTGCAAGTCTGTGCCAGGAGATGGCGCTGTTGACTGACAAACTGAGCTCATCCAAACAAAACAGCGTCAGCTTGAGTGTTAAGTTGGAGCTGCTCAA gaacctcACTGAAAGACATACGTCGTTGCACCAGTGTCAGATCGGTGAGCTTGAGTCAGATATCAGCAGCCATAAAGATAAG GTTTGCTGtctggagcagcagctcctgcaggttCAGTCTCAGCTGGCGGAtgcacaaagagaaaaagagcgAGCCTTGCATCAGAGAGAGGAGCTTCAGTTCCAGCTCAGCCAACTTAAG AGGTAcagtgaacagcagcagcaggagctccaTGTGGAGGTAAAGGCCCTGAGAGGAGGGCTGGAGGAGGCCAGGGAGCTTCACAGAGTCGCAGAGGAGAATAATTGCTTACAGTCTCTGCAGGAACAGAGGACCCAGGAGGGGAGGACAGCCCAGGAACTCCTGCGGGAGAAAGATGAGGAACTCCAGCTCAGGCTGCAAGAAGCCCTGCAG CATCATTCTTGGTGCCAGACCCTGCACACAGAAGGAGAGACACTGAGGCGGAAGCTGGATGACCGAGAGAAGCTGATAGACAATCTGCGGCTGCAGCTGGAGAGCAGCGAACAGATGAAAGCTCAGCACAGTCACACCATCAACAACCTTCACCAGGAGAACAACCTCCTGAGCAACCAGCTAAACCAGCACAAGCTACAGATTCAGCAGCTCAGG GCTGAGTTAGACCAGCACAAGTCAGACCTGGCCACTGCAGAGCACGAGAGGCGGAATCTTCAGGCGTCTGTGGCTGAACAAGGTCAGCGTCTCCGGgaggaaactctggagaaaaGACAGCTCAGCTCCCAGTTGGAGATCCAGCGTTTGCAGTTACTCGCCCTCACAA aggagcatgaggagcagcagcggcTCCACAGCTGTAGGAGCGACGAGCGGGAGGGTGTGGTGCTGAGGCTTCGGAGTCAGCTGAGGGACACTCATGATGAGCTGGACCAGGTCAGGATTACCCTGAGGACCCTGGAAGGAGCCGACGGACACG GCCTCCGAGTAGCACTGGACATGCAGAAGGAGATCACTGCCAGAAGAGAGCAGGTGGACTCTCTGCATAGCAAAATCCAACATCTGGAGGAGACTGTGGAGAAGCTGCAACAG GAGAAGCGTCACCAGAGCCTGGAGAACCAGCGTCAGCTCGGGCAGCTCGCCTTCGTCAGGGAAGAGAAGAAGCTGCTTTCCAGGGAGCTGGAGGCCCTCGGGTCCAAAGACCAACAACTAAGGGACCGGATCGGCCAACTGGAGGCAATCCTGCACAAG ATGTCGGAGAGCTTTGCAGACTGTCAAGAGTTCATCCAGCTGCAGGAACAGCAGTTCTATCGGCTGAAACTCGGACATGCCCTCGACCTGAAG GAACTCCAAGGTCAAAATCTGCACAGCACTCTGAATCCAACTCCACCAGACCCGGATTCCCTGAACCCATCAGAACTCGGCGCTCCACCCTCGTCCCAGCACGCCTCCAGCGCTCAGATCAAG GCGAGCCCCGCCCGGCAGCTCAGGTCTCTCGTCAAAGAGCTGCGAGGAGTGATTTCGGAGAACCACAGACCACACACCGACAACAGCCCCGCGGGCAGGAGCTTCCACAGGAGGAGGTCTGCACCGGAGAGAGAGCACAGGACCACATT CCGTTCTGACGAGGCTGAGGAGGTAAAAGCCAACTCCAGGTCAAGAAGAGAAACCTGCAGCAG AGAGCCTCACTTCCTGCCAAAAGCTCAACTGAATGGAAAGATGATCAACAAGGATTTCTTCAGGGAGA
- the LOC128438682 gene encoding coiled-coil domain-containing protein 158 isoform X5, whose protein sequence is MSSLYSSDGAPVLRETAPAAAAAETRGSSFRPRFNNLTLDQLSDELDRRTKETQRLQEEVENATKVALERFGGKYGINTSPGQSCHSHWFNVYNPPGDFTISPTHTLAGTQPLDCDLDIINQEVVQRQISSPGKKVLENALDDGFQQLPGFQLRKSHDRTETFSVDKAIENLQTTLNKVQIEKDVLSDLRLKDSRNHLDQMEKMLCMLEELQNIKRATDQKLQDTEDEAVALSRKVETLEQIMKETYSTLLCHESRCDKDHVTNLNAPTRSGPPSPAAKLTEDTNDTNELQERCLRSIEHLGREEHSGGNTQKQRSKELIASLCQEMALLTDKLSSSKQNSVSLSVKLELLKNLTERHTSLHQCQIGELESDISSHKDKVCCLEQQLLQVQSQLADAQREKERALHQREELQFQLSQLKRYSEQQQQELHVESLQEQRTQEGRTAQELLREKDEELQLRLQEALQHHSWCQTLHTEGETLRRKLDDREKLIDNLRLQLESSEQMKAQHSHTINNLHQENNLLSNQLNQHKLQIQQLRAELDQHKSDLATAEHERRNLQASVAEQGQRLREETLEKRQLSSQLEIQRLQLLALTKEHEEQQRLHSCRSDEREGVVLRLRSQLRDTHDELDQVRITLRTLEGADGHGLRVALDMQKEITARREQVDSLHSKIQHLEETVEKLQQEKRHQSLENQRQLGQLAFVREEKKLLSRELEALGSKDQQLRDRIGQLEAILHKMSESFADCQEFIQLQEQQFYRLKLGHALDLKELQGQNLHSTLNPTPPDPDSLNPSELGAPPSSQHASSAQIKASPARQLRSLVKELRGVISENHRPHTDNSPAGRSFHRRRSAPEREHRTTFRSDEAEEVKANSRSRRETCSREPHFLPKAQLNGKMINKDFFREKIMAHPSRLASSPATAVRFTSPQQLLSLGRRSPVHSLLTSDPHS, encoded by the exons ATGTCGTCGCTTTACAGCAGTGATGGCGCCCCCGTGCTCCGGGAAAcagccccagcagcagcagcagcgg AGACTCGCGGCAGCTCCTTCCGGCCGAGGTTCAACaatctgactctggatcagctgAG CGATGAGCTTGACAGGCGAACTAAGGAAACCCAACGACTTCAAGAGGAAGTGGAAAATGCAACCAAAGTTGCCTTGGAGAGGTTTGGCGGCAAATATGGAATCAATACCTCACCTGGACAAAGCTGCCACAGCCACTGGTTCAATGTCT ATAACCCACCTGGGGATTTCACCATCTCCCCCACCCACACTCTGGCAGGGACTCAGCCTCTGGACTGTGATCTGGATATTATAAACCAAGAGGTGGTTCAAAGGCAGATCAGCTCTCCTGGAAAAAAGGTTTTGGAAAATGCACTAGATGACGGTTTTCAGCAGCTGCCTGGTTTCCAGCTGAGAAAG TCACATGATCGAACCGAGACATTCAGTGTTGACAAAGCCATCGAGAACCTGCAGACTACGCTGAATAAAGTCCAAATTGAGAAGGACGTCTTGTCTGACCTCAG aTTGAAGGATTCGAGGAATCATTTGGATCAGATGGAGAAGATGCTGTGCATGTTGGAAGAGCTCCAGAACATCAAAAGGGCCACAGACCAGAAGctgcaggacacagaggacGAGGCGGTGGCACTCAGCAGGAAAGTAGAGACACTGGAGCAGATCATGAAGGAGACGTATTCTACACTGTTGTGTCATGAGAGTCGATGTGATAAGGACCACGTCACCAATCTCAACGCCCCCACTCGTTCAGGACCGCCTTCACCAGCCGCTAAGTTAACCGAGGATACTAATGACACAAACGAGCTACAGGAGAGATGCTTAAGg TCAATAGAACATCTTGGGAGGGAAGAACACAGTGGAGGAAATACGCAAAAACAAAG GAGTAAAGAACTGATTGCAAGTCTGTGCCAGGAGATGGCGCTGTTGACTGACAAACTGAGCTCATCCAAACAAAACAGCGTCAGCTTGAGTGTTAAGTTGGAGCTGCTCAA gaacctcACTGAAAGACATACGTCGTTGCACCAGTGTCAGATCGGTGAGCTTGAGTCAGATATCAGCAGCCATAAAGATAAG GTTTGCTGtctggagcagcagctcctgcaggttCAGTCTCAGCTGGCGGAtgcacaaagagaaaaagagcgAGCCTTGCATCAGAGAGAGGAGCTTCAGTTCCAGCTCAGCCAACTTAAG AGGTAcagtgaacagcagcagcaggagctccaTGTGGAG TCTCTGCAGGAACAGAGGACCCAGGAGGGGAGGACAGCCCAGGAACTCCTGCGGGAGAAAGATGAGGAACTCCAGCTCAGGCTGCAAGAAGCCCTGCAG CATCATTCTTGGTGCCAGACCCTGCACACAGAAGGAGAGACACTGAGGCGGAAGCTGGATGACCGAGAGAAGCTGATAGACAATCTGCGGCTGCAGCTGGAGAGCAGCGAACAGATGAAAGCTCAGCACAGTCACACCATCAACAACCTTCACCAGGAGAACAACCTCCTGAGCAACCAGCTAAACCAGCACAAGCTACAGATTCAGCAGCTCAGG GCTGAGTTAGACCAGCACAAGTCAGACCTGGCCACTGCAGAGCACGAGAGGCGGAATCTTCAGGCGTCTGTGGCTGAACAAGGTCAGCGTCTCCGGgaggaaactctggagaaaaGACAGCTCAGCTCCCAGTTGGAGATCCAGCGTTTGCAGTTACTCGCCCTCACAA aggagcatgaggagcagcagcggcTCCACAGCTGTAGGAGCGACGAGCGGGAGGGTGTGGTGCTGAGGCTTCGGAGTCAGCTGAGGGACACTCATGATGAGCTGGACCAGGTCAGGATTACCCTGAGGACCCTGGAAGGAGCCGACGGACACG GCCTCCGAGTAGCACTGGACATGCAGAAGGAGATCACTGCCAGAAGAGAGCAGGTGGACTCTCTGCATAGCAAAATCCAACATCTGGAGGAGACTGTGGAGAAGCTGCAACAG GAGAAGCGTCACCAGAGCCTGGAGAACCAGCGTCAGCTCGGGCAGCTCGCCTTCGTCAGGGAAGAGAAGAAGCTGCTTTCCAGGGAGCTGGAGGCCCTCGGGTCCAAAGACCAACAACTAAGGGACCGGATCGGCCAACTGGAGGCAATCCTGCACAAG ATGTCGGAGAGCTTTGCAGACTGTCAAGAGTTCATCCAGCTGCAGGAACAGCAGTTCTATCGGCTGAAACTCGGACATGCCCTCGACCTGAAG GAACTCCAAGGTCAAAATCTGCACAGCACTCTGAATCCAACTCCACCAGACCCGGATTCCCTGAACCCATCAGAACTCGGCGCTCCACCCTCGTCCCAGCACGCCTCCAGCGCTCAGATCAAG GCGAGCCCCGCCCGGCAGCTCAGGTCTCTCGTCAAAGAGCTGCGAGGAGTGATTTCGGAGAACCACAGACCACACACCGACAACAGCCCCGCGGGCAGGAGCTTCCACAGGAGGAGGTCTGCACCGGAGAGAGAGCACAGGACCACATT CCGTTCTGACGAGGCTGAGGAGGTAAAAGCCAACTCCAGGTCAAGAAGAGAAACCTGCAGCAG AGAGCCTCACTTCCTGCCAAAAGCTCAACTGAATGGAAAGATGATCAACAAGGATTTCTTCAGGGAGA
- the LOC128438682 gene encoding coiled-coil domain-containing protein 158 isoform X4, producing MSSLYSSDGAPVLRETAPAAAAAETRGSSFRPRFNNLTLDQLSDELDRRTKETQRLQEEVENATKVALERFGGKYGINTSPGQSCHSHWFNVYNPPGDFTISPTHTLAGTQPLDCDLDIINQEVVQRQISSPGKKVLENALDDGFQQLPGFQLRKSHDRTETFSVDKAIENLQTTLNKVQIEKDVLSDLRLKDSRNHLDQMEKMLCMLEELQNIKRATDQKLQDTEDEAVALSRKVETLEQIMKETYSTLLCHESRCDKDHVTNLNAPTRSGPPSPAAKLTEDTNDTNELQERCLRSIEHLGREEHSGGNTQKQRSKELIASLCQEMALLTDKLSSSKQNSVSLSVKLELLKNLTERHTSLHQCQIGELESDISSHKDKVCCLEQQLLQVQSQLADAQREKERALHQREELQFQLSQLKRYSEQQQQELHVEVKALRGGLEEARELHRVAEENNCLQSLQEQRTQEGRTAQELLREKDEELQLRLQEALQHHSWCQTLHTEGETLRRKLDDREKLIDNLRLQLESSEQMKAQHSHTINNLHQENNLLSNQLNQHKLQIQQLRAELDQHKSDLATAEHERRNLQASVAEQGQRLREETLEKRQLSSQLEIQRLQLLALTKEHEEQQRLHSCRSDEREGVVLRLRSQLRDTHDELDQVRITLRTLEGADGHGLRVALDMQKEITARREQVDSLHSKIQHLEETVEKLQQEKRHQSLENQRQLGQLAFVREEKKLLSRELEALGSKDQQLRDRIGQLEAILHKMSESFADCQEFIQLQEQQFYRLKLGHALDLKELQGQNLHSTLNPTPPDPDSLNPSELGAPPSSQHASSAQIKASPARQLRSLVKELRGVISENHRPHTDNSPAGRSFHRRRSAPEREHRTTLEPHFLPKAQLNGKMINKDFFREKIMAHPSRLASSPATAVRFTSPQQLLSLGRRSPVHSLLTSDPHS from the exons ATGTCGTCGCTTTACAGCAGTGATGGCGCCCCCGTGCTCCGGGAAAcagccccagcagcagcagcagcgg AGACTCGCGGCAGCTCCTTCCGGCCGAGGTTCAACaatctgactctggatcagctgAG CGATGAGCTTGACAGGCGAACTAAGGAAACCCAACGACTTCAAGAGGAAGTGGAAAATGCAACCAAAGTTGCCTTGGAGAGGTTTGGCGGCAAATATGGAATCAATACCTCACCTGGACAAAGCTGCCACAGCCACTGGTTCAATGTCT ATAACCCACCTGGGGATTTCACCATCTCCCCCACCCACACTCTGGCAGGGACTCAGCCTCTGGACTGTGATCTGGATATTATAAACCAAGAGGTGGTTCAAAGGCAGATCAGCTCTCCTGGAAAAAAGGTTTTGGAAAATGCACTAGATGACGGTTTTCAGCAGCTGCCTGGTTTCCAGCTGAGAAAG TCACATGATCGAACCGAGACATTCAGTGTTGACAAAGCCATCGAGAACCTGCAGACTACGCTGAATAAAGTCCAAATTGAGAAGGACGTCTTGTCTGACCTCAG aTTGAAGGATTCGAGGAATCATTTGGATCAGATGGAGAAGATGCTGTGCATGTTGGAAGAGCTCCAGAACATCAAAAGGGCCACAGACCAGAAGctgcaggacacagaggacGAGGCGGTGGCACTCAGCAGGAAAGTAGAGACACTGGAGCAGATCATGAAGGAGACGTATTCTACACTGTTGTGTCATGAGAGTCGATGTGATAAGGACCACGTCACCAATCTCAACGCCCCCACTCGTTCAGGACCGCCTTCACCAGCCGCTAAGTTAACCGAGGATACTAATGACACAAACGAGCTACAGGAGAGATGCTTAAGg TCAATAGAACATCTTGGGAGGGAAGAACACAGTGGAGGAAATACGCAAAAACAAAG GAGTAAAGAACTGATTGCAAGTCTGTGCCAGGAGATGGCGCTGTTGACTGACAAACTGAGCTCATCCAAACAAAACAGCGTCAGCTTGAGTGTTAAGTTGGAGCTGCTCAA gaacctcACTGAAAGACATACGTCGTTGCACCAGTGTCAGATCGGTGAGCTTGAGTCAGATATCAGCAGCCATAAAGATAAG GTTTGCTGtctggagcagcagctcctgcaggttCAGTCTCAGCTGGCGGAtgcacaaagagaaaaagagcgAGCCTTGCATCAGAGAGAGGAGCTTCAGTTCCAGCTCAGCCAACTTAAG AGGTAcagtgaacagcagcagcaggagctccaTGTGGAGGTAAAGGCCCTGAGAGGAGGGCTGGAGGAGGCCAGGGAGCTTCACAGAGTCGCAGAGGAGAATAATTGCTTACAGTCTCTGCAGGAACAGAGGACCCAGGAGGGGAGGACAGCCCAGGAACTCCTGCGGGAGAAAGATGAGGAACTCCAGCTCAGGCTGCAAGAAGCCCTGCAG CATCATTCTTGGTGCCAGACCCTGCACACAGAAGGAGAGACACTGAGGCGGAAGCTGGATGACCGAGAGAAGCTGATAGACAATCTGCGGCTGCAGCTGGAGAGCAGCGAACAGATGAAAGCTCAGCACAGTCACACCATCAACAACCTTCACCAGGAGAACAACCTCCTGAGCAACCAGCTAAACCAGCACAAGCTACAGATTCAGCAGCTCAGG GCTGAGTTAGACCAGCACAAGTCAGACCTGGCCACTGCAGAGCACGAGAGGCGGAATCTTCAGGCGTCTGTGGCTGAACAAGGTCAGCGTCTCCGGgaggaaactctggagaaaaGACAGCTCAGCTCCCAGTTGGAGATCCAGCGTTTGCAGTTACTCGCCCTCACAA aggagcatgaggagcagcagcggcTCCACAGCTGTAGGAGCGACGAGCGGGAGGGTGTGGTGCTGAGGCTTCGGAGTCAGCTGAGGGACACTCATGATGAGCTGGACCAGGTCAGGATTACCCTGAGGACCCTGGAAGGAGCCGACGGACACG GCCTCCGAGTAGCACTGGACATGCAGAAGGAGATCACTGCCAGAAGAGAGCAGGTGGACTCTCTGCATAGCAAAATCCAACATCTGGAGGAGACTGTGGAGAAGCTGCAACAG GAGAAGCGTCACCAGAGCCTGGAGAACCAGCGTCAGCTCGGGCAGCTCGCCTTCGTCAGGGAAGAGAAGAAGCTGCTTTCCAGGGAGCTGGAGGCCCTCGGGTCCAAAGACCAACAACTAAGGGACCGGATCGGCCAACTGGAGGCAATCCTGCACAAG ATGTCGGAGAGCTTTGCAGACTGTCAAGAGTTCATCCAGCTGCAGGAACAGCAGTTCTATCGGCTGAAACTCGGACATGCCCTCGACCTGAAG GAACTCCAAGGTCAAAATCTGCACAGCACTCTGAATCCAACTCCACCAGACCCGGATTCCCTGAACCCATCAGAACTCGGCGCTCCACCCTCGTCCCAGCACGCCTCCAGCGCTCAGATCAAG GCGAGCCCCGCCCGGCAGCTCAGGTCTCTCGTCAAAGAGCTGCGAGGAGTGATTTCGGAGAACCACAGACCACACACCGACAACAGCCCCGCGGGCAGGAGCTTCCACAGGAGGAGGTCTGCACCGGAGAGAGAGCACAGGACCACATT AGAGCCTCACTTCCTGCCAAAAGCTCAACTGAATGGAAAGATGATCAACAAGGATTTCTTCAGGGAGA